In the Flavobacteriales bacterium genome, TGTTGCGGGAAGTGCTTCGCCCTGTGCGCGATGCTCATGCGCTCCATGGCCGCCTGCACGCGCTGCCTGCGATCGGCCTTGCCCATGCTCGTGTAGATCAAGGGCAGCTCGATGTTCTCGGCCACGGTGAGCTCGTCGATCAGGTTGAAGCTCTGGAAGACGAAACCGATGGTGCTCTTGCGCAGCTCGGCCCGTTTGCGCTCGTTGTGGCCGCTGACGTCCTCGCCGTTCACCATGTAGCTGCCGCTGCTGGGCGCGTCCAGCAGACCGATGATGTTCAGCAAGGTGGACTTGCCGCAGCCGCTGGGTCCCATGATCGCCACGAACTCGCCCTGGTCGATCTCGATGCTCACGTCATGAAGGGCGGTGGTCTCCACGGTGTCCGTGCGGTAGATCTTCGAGAGGTTGCGGGTGATCAGGAGGCTCATGGGGTGGGGGGTTATCGTGATCGACGTTCCGTGTTGGCAGGCCCTGCAACACGCGAGGTGCGCAGGACCGTGGCTGCTATTGGATCAGGAGCTCGTCCGCATCGTTGAACGCGCTGTATCGGCTGGTCACGACGCGATCGCCGGGCCGAAGTCCTTCGATCACCTCGTACATATCGGGGTTCTGTCGGCCCAGCTTCAGCTCGCGCCGGGTGGCCCTGCCTTCGGCATCGACCACGAACACCCACTGGCCGCCGGTATCCTGGAAGAAGGGGCCGCGTGGCAGCATCACGGCCTCCATGTCCTCGCTGAGCTGGAGCCGCACCTGGAAGGTCTGCCCGCGGCGGATGTCGGCCGGCGTCGCACCCGTGAACCGCAGGTCCACATCGAACTCGCCGTTGCTCACTTCGGGATACACCTTGAACACCTCGATGGTGTGCTCCGAACCGGCATGGATGAAGGTGCCCTGAAGGCCGATGACGACACGGCTCACATAGTGCTCGGGGATCCGTGCGCGCACCTTGAAGCGCTCCAGCACATCGATCTGGGCGATGCGTTCACCGCGCTGCCGCGTCTGGCCCAGCTCCACGTTGAGCCCGCTGAGCTGCCCGTCGATCGGCGCCCTGATCACCAGGTTCTGCAGGTTCTCGCGCAGGAAGTGGAGGTTCTGCTGGATCAGCTCGAGGTTGCTGCTGATGGAGCCCATCTGGCTGAGGCGGAAAAGCGAATCGCTGCGGACGTTCGCGGCCAGCAGCATGCGTTTCGCCCGCATGTACTCCAGGTTCTCCCGGTCGGCCATGTACGTGTTCCGCGCGAGCAGCGAGTCCTGCAGCAGGCGGTCGTTCACATGCTGGTCGCGCTCCAGCCGCCTCAGGTCCTTGTCGAGGTTGAGCAGTTCATCGCGCAGCCGGATGCTCTGCTGGTCCATCGCCAGGCGGGTGTTGCGCAGGTTGTTCTGCTGGTCGAGCAATTGTGCCTCGCGGTTGATGGCGTCCATGTGCAACTGCGGGTTGCTGAGCTCGATGATGGGGTCGCCCGCCTTCACATGCGTACCGTCCTCCACGAAGCGATGCTTCACCGTGCCGCCCTCGAGCGCGTCGAGGAAGACCGTTTGAATGGGTTGCACGGTGCCGGTGACGGGGATGAACTCCTTGAAGAGGCCCCGTTGCACCTCGCCGATGGTGACCCTGGCGGTCTCCACTCGGACACGGCGGGTGGCGAAGGAGCCGCCCCAGAGGGCCAGGGCCGCGAGGAACACGACGACCGTTGCGCCGAACGCGATCATGCGCCTCCGCCGGGCCGGCTTGGGATCGATGGCGCGGTCCATGGTCCGAAGCTGGGGGCTGTGCAGGCGACGGACCGCGGACAGAGGGACGGACCGGTGGGTGGATGACCGGCAGGGACGAACGGGGACCGGTCGACGGGTTTCGGAGCCGCGTCGGGCCTGACCGGTGAGGCGGCCGGCCCATTCGGTCCGCTTCCTGTCGGAAGGCGCGGGGCCGCCGGGGCGCTAGGGTCCGAAATGCCCAATGGGAAAGGCCTGCCGGGCGGGGGGTACTTGCCGGGATCGGACTTCTGCCTACTTTCGTGCCGCCCAACGACCGTGGTGTGCTTTGGCGAGACCACCCCGGCACAGGCAAAGACCAACCAAACACGTCAGTAGAACGCATGAACATTTACGTCGCCAACGTCCCTTACTCTGTGAAGGACCAGGACCTCCGTGAGCTTTTCGAGCCTTACGGCGAGGTCACCTCGGCCAAGATCATCATGGACAAGGCCACCAACCGGAGCCGCGGCTTCGGATTCGTGGAGATGTCCGATGACAACGCCGGCCGTCAGGCCATCGAGGCCACCAACGGCAAGAACTTCCATGGCCGTGACCTCGTGGTGAACGAGGCTCGCCCCCGTCCGGAGGGCGACCGCCCCTTCCGCGGAGGAGGTGGTGGCGACCGTGGCGGCTACCGCCCCGACCGCGGCGGTTTCCGCGATCAGGGCGAACGCTCCTACCGTCGCGACGAGGTGATCCCATCCCATGCCATCAAAGGGCCCCGCTTCGGCGGGGCTCTTTCGTTCCACACCCCGGTTCCCTGTGAAAAGTTGTTGATCTCGACCGGAGATCCCGCATGGCGCAGAGCCGCCATAGGGCATCCCGGTAGCTTTGCGCCATGTCCCTCCCCTGCCCTCGGGCGCTCCTCCTGCTGTTCGCCTTCGGGTGGGTGATCGCACTGCCGGCCCAACGGCCTGGTGGCGGCGGACGTCCGGTGAGCGGCCGTGTCTACGGCAAGGTGATCGACGCGGTGAGCGGCAAGGGCGCCGAGTTCGCCACGGTGACCCTGTTCGCCGGCAGCAGGGACAGCGTGATCACCGGCACCATGGTGCGGGGCAACGGCGATTTCCTGCTGGAACCGGTGCCGGGCGGACGGTACCGCCTGCAGGTGAGCTTTCTGGGCTACCGCACCATCGAACAGACCGTTGAGGTGACCCGTGACCGGAGCGAGGTCGACCTGGGCAACCTGAGGCTGGAGGCCGACGCCGGTGTGCTGCAGGAGGCCACGGTGGTGCGCGAGCGGAGCCCGATGCAGATGCTGGTGGACAGGCGCGTGTTCAACGTGGACAAGGACCTGGCCGCACGCGGTGGATCGGGTGTGGACGTGATGAAGAACGTGCCCGGGCTGAGCGTGGACCTGGAAGGCAACGTGGAGATGCGGGGGGCCCGCCCCCAGATCCTGGTGGATGGTCGCCCCTCCTCACTGACCCTGGAACAGATCCCGGCGGAGGAGATCGAACGCGTGGAAGTGATCACCAACCCATCGGTGATCTTCGATGCCAACACCACCGGTGGCATCATCAATGTGGTGCTGAAGAAGAGCACCAAGCCCGGGTACAGCGGTCAGGTGCAGGCCGGCGTGGGCACCAATGACCGCTACCAGGCCGGTGCCAACGTCAACCTGCGCGAAGGCCGCTGGGGCTTCAACCTCAGCGCCAACTACAACGACGGCACCAACGTCACCGACGGGCTCACCCTGCGCACGGACCTCGCACAAGGTGCGCCGGCGGGCACCTTCGAGCAGCGCACCGACAGCCGGTCGGGACGCAGGTCCTTTGGCGGCCGTTTCGGAGCGGATGTGCAGGTCAGCAACCGAAGCGTGCTGTCCCTGTCCCTGGGATCGCGCTTCCACAACATGTCGGGGCGCGAGAGCCAGACCTTCGAGAACCGCGCGTCCGATGGAGCGGTGAGCACCTACGGCACGCAGGTGAACGACACGGAGACGCGGACCCGGAGCCTCAACGGCCAGCTGGCCTTCCGGCACAAGACCCCAAGGAGGGCAAGGAGTGGTCGGTGGACCTCACGTACAACCGCTGGGACCGCGACAGCGATTCGCGCTTCGACCTCCGGCGCTTCATCGCCGATGGCGGCCCGGACACCACCACGCCGCGCATCCAGGACAACCTGGGCGGATCGTACTACGACCAGTGGTCCTTCCAGTTCGACATGGTGGACCCGCTGAGCGAACGGAGCAAGCTGGAATACGGGGTGAAGAGCAACCTGAAGTGGGACCGCACCTGGCTGGACGTGCTGCTCACGACGCCACAGACGCCGTCAGGCGAGCTGGACAGTGCGCTCACCAACGACTACCGGATCACGGACCTGATCAACGCGGCCTACGTGAACTGGACGCGTACGCT is a window encoding:
- a CDS encoding ABC transporter ATP-binding protein, encoding MSLLITRNLSKIYRTDTVETTALHDVSIEIDQGEFVAIMGPSGCGKSTLLNIIGLLDAPSSGSYMVNGEDVSGHNERKRAELRKSTIGFVFQSFNLIDELTVAENIELPLIYTSMGKADRRQRVQAAMERMSIAHRAKHFPQQLSGGQQQRVAIARAVVNSPRLILADEPTGNLDSAMGEEVMGLLTELNRAGTTVIIVTHSLRDAGYAQRTIKLLDGKVVEGNVPAQALL
- a CDS encoding efflux RND transporter periplasmic adaptor subunit translates to MDRAIDPKPARRRRMIAFGATVVVFLAALALWGGSFATRRVRVETARVTIGEVQRGLFKEFIPVTGTVQPIQTVFLDALEGGTVKHRFVEDGTHVKAGDPIIELSNPQLHMDAINREAQLLDQQNNLRNTRLAMDQQSIRLRDELLNLDKDLRRLERDQHVNDRLLQDSLLARNTYMADRENLEYMRAKRMLLAANVRSDSLFRLSQMGSISSNLELIQQNLHFLRENLQNLVIRAPIDGQLSGLNVELGQTRQRGERIAQIDVLERFKVRARIPEHYVSRVVIGLQGTFIHAGSEHTIEVFKVYPEVSNGEFDVDLRFTGATPADIRRGQTFQVRLQLSEDMEAVMLPRGPFFQDTGGQWVFVVDAEGRATRRELKLGRQNPDMYEVIEGLRPGDRVVTSRYSAFNDADELLIQ
- a CDS encoding RNA-binding protein, with the protein product MNIYVANVPYSVKDQDLRELFEPYGEVTSAKIIMDKATNRSRGFGFVEMSDDNAGRQAIEATNGKNFHGRDLVVNEARPRPEGDRPFRGGGGGDRGGYRPDRGGFRDQGERSYRRDEVIPSHAIKGPRFGGALSFHTPVPCEKLLISTGDPAWRRAAIGHPGSFAPCPSPALGRSSCCSPSGG
- a CDS encoding TonB-dependent receptor, whose amino-acid sequence is MSLPCPRALLLLFAFGWVIALPAQRPGGGGRPVSGRVYGKVIDAVSGKGAEFATVTLFAGSRDSVITGTMVRGNGDFLLEPVPGGRYRLQVSFLGYRTIEQTVEVTRDRSEVDLGNLRLEADAGVLQEATVVRERSPMQMLVDRRVFNVDKDLAARGGSGVDVMKNVPGLSVDLEGNVEMRGARPQILVDGRPSSLTLEQIPAEEIERVEVITNPSVIFDANTTGGIINVVLKKSTKPGYSGQVQAGVGTNDRYQAGANVNLREGRWGFNLSANYNDGTNVTDGLTLRTDLAQGAPAGTFEQRTDSRSGRRSFGGRFGADVQVSNRSVLSLSLGSRFHNMSGRESQTFENRASDGAVSTYGTQVNDTETRTRSLNGQLAFRHKTPRRARSGRWTSRTTAGTATAIRASTSGASSPMAARTPPRRASRTTWADRTTTSGPSSSTWWTR